The following are encoded in a window of Oncorhynchus mykiss isolate Arlee chromosome Y, USDA_OmykA_1.1, whole genome shotgun sequence genomic DNA:
- the LOC110509623 gene encoding beta-crystallin B1 — translation MSQTAKSASSQGTDVKDKGAPAPAATSKATKTGEPSVGNFRIMLFDQENFQGRMMEVQNECMNVCERGMDRVRSIIVECGPFVAFEQTNFRGEMFILEKGEYPRWDTWSNSYRSDCLMSLRPIRMDSLEHKICLFELSDFKGNKMEIQEDDVPTLWAHGFTDRVGSVRVPGGVWVGYQYPGYRGYQYLFECGDYRHYNEFCAFQPQIQSMRRVRDMQFHQRGCFNLTSASK, via the exons ATGTCTCAGACCGCCAAGTCCGCCTCCAGCCAGGGCACTGATGTCAAGGACAAGGGAGCCCCTGCCCCTGCTGCCACTAGCAAGGCCACTAAGACCGGAGAACCCAGCGTCGGAAACTTCCGG ATCATGCTGTTCGACCAGGAGAACTTCCAGGGCCGAATGATGGAGGTCCAGAACGAGTGCATGAACGTGTGTGAACGCGGCATGGACAGAGTGCGCAGTATCATCGTCGAGTGCGGCCC CTTTGTTGCCTTTGAGCAGACTAACTTCCGCGGGGAGATGTTCATCCTGGAGAAGGGAGAGTACCCTCGCTGGGATACCTGGAGCAACTCTTACCGTAGCGACTGCCTCATGTCCCTCAGGCCCATCCGCatg GACAGCCTGGAGCACAAGATCTGTCTTTTTGAGCTCTCCGACTTCAAGGGCAATAAGATGGAGATCCAGGAGGATGACGTGCCAACCCTCTGGGCGCACGGCTTCACCGACAGAGTGGGCAGCGTGAGGGTGCCCGGCGGAGT gtgGGTGGGTTACCAGTACCCCGGATACAGAGGCTACCAGTACCTATTTGAGTGTGGTGACTACAGACACTACAACGAGTTCTGTGCCTTCCAGCCTCAGATCCAGTCCATGCGTCGCGTCAGGGACATGCAGTTCCACCAGCGTGGTTGCTTCAACCTCACCTCCGCCAGCAAGTGA